Proteins encoded in a region of the Pelobates fuscus isolate aPelFus1 chromosome 11, aPelFus1.pri, whole genome shotgun sequence genome:
- the LOC134577426 gene encoding phospholipase A2 inhibitor and Ly6/PLAUR domain-containing protein-like gives MRFLGLICTFAASITIGNCLLCTECYNKTTPNCDGSIATCASCLTMITEEGHGNDYVSMIEKSCSLYPEVCNISYSVTADNFHLGFVSSCCDTDLCNRDNITAPPKNTTENGVVCPSCVLQNGTECVNIQTMRCVGNENRCISFSGKLFDQGSCKNYTLQGCVTENVCKAKDIPLYPKTQLCEFQNLECSEGSSDPSNQDYEK, from the exons ATGAGGTTTCTTGGTCTAATCTGTACATTTGCTGCATCAATAACCATAG GTAACTGTCTACTCTGCACAGAGTGCTATAATAAGACAACTCCCAACTGTGATGGCTCCATTGCTACATGTGCATCCTGTCTGACAATGATCACAGAAGAAGGCCATG gaaatgaCTATGTATCTATGATAGAGAAATCCTGCAGTCTGTACCCTGAAGTGTGTAACATCTCCTACAGTGTGACCGCTGACAACTTCCATCTGGGCTTCGTATCGTCGTGCTGTGACACAGACCTCTGTAATCGTGATAATATCACAG CTCCTCCCAAAAATACCACGGAGAATGGAGTGGTGTGTCCATCGTGTGTTTTGCAAAATGGAACAGAATGTGTTAACATTCAGACCATGAGATGCGTAGGAAACGAGAATAGATGCATTAGCTTTTCGGGAAAACTGTTTGATCAAG GTTCCTGCAAGAACTACACCCTTCAAGGATGTGTCACTGAGAATGTGTGCAAAGCTAAGGACATTCCCTTGTATCCGAAAACACAACTTTGTGAATTTCAAAATCTTGAGTGTTCTGAAGGAAGCAGCGACCCTTCTAACCAGGATTATGAAAAATAA